The Salvelinus sp. IW2-2015 linkage group LG31, ASM291031v2, whole genome shotgun sequence genome window below encodes:
- the LOC111956152 gene encoding tumor necrosis factor alpha-induced protein 8-like protein 2 → MESFSSKDMAMKAQNKILSRMASKSMVQMFIDDTSSEILDEFYRVSKIHSGNRTEAQKVVKDLVKVVVKVGILFRHDRFSKEELSLAQDFKKKLHQGVMTAISFQEVEFTFDKAVMTDLLTDCRDILLKLVEKHLTPKSLGRIRHVFNHYSDQDLLTNLYTPDGPLWPNLTKICRDLNKLVEEGKL, encoded by the exons ATGGAGTCCTTCAGCTCTAAAGACATGGCCATGAAGGCCCAAAACAAAATCCTCAGCCGTATGGCCAGCAAATCCATGGTGCAGATGTTCATTGATGACACCAGCAGCGAAATCCTGGATGAGTTCTACCGCGTCTCCAAGATACACTCTGGGAACCGCACAGAAGCCCAGAAGGTGGTCAAAGACCTGGTCAAGGTGGTGGTAAAGGTGGGCATTCTCTTTCGGCACGATCGCTTCAGCAAAGAGGAGCTCAGCCTGGCACAGGACTTCAAGAAGAAGCTGCACCAGGGGGTCATGACGGCAATCAGCTTCCAGGAG GTGGAGTTCACATTTGATAAGGCTGTCATGACAGATCTTCTGACGGATTGTAGGGACATCCTGCTGAAGCTCGTAGAGAAACACCTGACTCCCAAATCCCTCGGGCGCATTCGGCATGTCTTCAACCACTACTCTGACCAAGACCTACTGACCAACCTCTACACCCCCGATGGCCCTCTCTGGCCTAATCTCACCAAGATCTGCAGAGACCTGAACAAACTGGTTGAGGAAGGCAAGCTATGA